A genomic stretch from Bifidobacterium sp. ESL0769 includes:
- the galE gene encoding UDP-glucose 4-epimerase GalE, with protein sequence MTTVLVTGGAGYIGTHTDVELLNKGYDVISVDNYVNSVPEALDRVKTITGKEVKRYDGDVRDVELMNRIFEENDVDWVIHFAGLKAVGESVAKPIEYYDNNLTGTMVLLRAMRDHNVKKIIFSSSATVYGAAEHLPLTEESPVGGTTNPYGTSKLFQEQILRDVYVADDSWTIVLLRYFNPVGAHESGLLGEDPKGIPANLTPYIAKVALGELKEVQVYGDDYPTPDGTGVRDYIHVVDLAKGHVAVINKIEKPGVYTYNLGTGHGYSVLEVIKAYEKAAGHKIPYVIKPRRPGDIAACYADSSKAERELGWKAELGIDEMAASSLNWQTKNPKGFRKD encoded by the coding sequence ATGACAACTGTGTTGGTTACCGGGGGAGCCGGATATATCGGCACGCACACCGATGTGGAGCTGCTGAACAAGGGGTACGACGTCATCAGCGTGGACAATTACGTCAATTCCGTGCCGGAAGCGCTCGACCGGGTCAAGACGATCACCGGCAAGGAGGTCAAGCGTTACGACGGCGATGTGCGGGACGTTGAGCTGATGAACCGCATCTTCGAGGAGAACGACGTCGACTGGGTCATCCACTTTGCCGGTCTCAAAGCCGTGGGCGAGTCCGTCGCCAAGCCGATTGAATATTACGACAACAACCTCACCGGCACGATGGTGCTGCTGAGGGCGATGCGTGACCACAATGTCAAGAAAATCATCTTCTCCTCGTCCGCCACTGTCTACGGCGCTGCCGAGCACCTGCCGCTCACCGAGGAAAGCCCCGTCGGCGGCACCACCAATCCGTACGGCACCTCCAAGCTTTTCCAGGAGCAGATCTTGCGCGATGTCTACGTGGCCGACGATTCCTGGACCATCGTGCTGCTGCGCTACTTCAACCCCGTCGGCGCCCACGAGTCCGGTCTGCTGGGCGAAGACCCGAAGGGCATTCCAGCCAACCTCACCCCGTATATCGCCAAGGTGGCGCTGGGTGAGCTCAAGGAAGTTCAGGTCTACGGCGACGATTACCCGACTCCCGACGGCACCGGCGTTCGCGACTACATCCACGTGGTCGACCTTGCTAAGGGCCACGTCGCGGTGATCAACAAGATTGAGAAGCCGGGCGTCTACACCTACAACCTTGGCACCGGCCACGGCTACTCTGTCCTCGAAGTCATCAAGGCCTACGAGAAAGCCGCCGGTCACAAGATTCCGTACGTCATCAAGCCCCGTCGCCCCGGCGACATCGCGGCCTGCTATGCGGATTCCTCCAAGGCCGAGCGTGAGCTGGGTTGGAAGGCCGAGCTGGGCATCGACGAGATGGCGGCTTCTTCCCTCAACTGGCAGACCAAGAACCCCAAGGGCTTCCGCAAGGACTGA
- the trxA gene encoding thioredoxin gives MATQTLTAKNFEETITNNDLVFVDFWATWCGPCKAFGPVYEKASEANPDIVFGKVDIDQNQELATAAEIQAVPTLMIAKKGQIIFKQAGALRASDLDEVIKQARALDVNAKEGAKA, from the coding sequence ATGGCAACGCAGACTTTGACGGCAAAAAACTTTGAAGAGACCATCACCAACAACGACTTGGTGTTCGTTGACTTCTGGGCCACCTGGTGCGGCCCGTGCAAGGCGTTCGGTCCGGTCTATGAGAAGGCCAGCGAGGCCAACCCCGACATCGTCTTCGGCAAGGTCGACATCGATCAGAACCAGGAGCTTGCCACCGCAGCCGAGATTCAGGCAGTCCCCACGCTGATGATTGCCAAGAAGGGCCAGATCATCTTCAAGCAGGCCGGCGCACTGCGCGCCTCCGACCTCGACGAGGTCATCAAGCAGGCCCGCGCCCTTGATGTCAACGCCAAGGAAGGCGCCAAGGCCTGA
- a CDS encoding NUDIX hydrolase family protein — translation MAVLNDEVPDEGDFDAGRHRGEFDGITPEDFVRGGSNGNPPGWLSPHDIDEARAKLPIVYVEVVPVRTDDMGRVSEVGSLLRVRDTGSVERTLITGRILFHETIREAIARNIAKDLGDLALPILPASLQPFTVAEFFPTPGISEFYDPRQHAIALCYVVQISGDCKPLDPALDVEWCDVESKQLDTFIAQMSGGHGQIVRRALSWAGVGE, via the coding sequence ATGGCAGTCTTGAATGATGAAGTGCCCGACGAGGGCGATTTCGATGCGGGGCGGCATCGCGGCGAATTCGATGGCATTACCCCCGAGGACTTTGTGCGTGGCGGCAGCAATGGCAATCCTCCCGGCTGGCTTTCACCGCACGATATCGACGAAGCGCGCGCCAAACTACCCATCGTCTATGTCGAAGTGGTTCCGGTGCGTACCGATGACATGGGTCGTGTCAGCGAAGTTGGTTCGCTTCTGCGCGTGCGCGACACCGGTTCCGTGGAACGTACGCTGATCACCGGTCGTATCCTTTTCCATGAGACTATCCGTGAGGCCATCGCGCGCAATATCGCCAAAGATTTGGGCGACCTCGCCCTGCCGATTCTTCCTGCAAGTCTACAGCCGTTTACGGTCGCCGAGTTCTTCCCGACACCCGGTATTTCGGAGTTCTACGACCCGCGCCAGCACGCCATCGCGTTGTGCTACGTAGTGCAGATTTCCGGCGATTGCAAGCCGCTCGACCCGGCGCTTGACGTGGAATGGTGCGATGTGGAAAGCAAACAGCTCGATACGTTCATCGCCCAGATGTCTGGTGGGCACGGCCAGATCGTGCGCCGCGCGCTTTCTTGGGCCGGCGTCGGCGAATAA
- a CDS encoding L,D-transpeptidase, with protein sequence MDNVNNSGNEPEALTSELSQADIAALGIGAHSRSKKHGKRRLAIIITAAVFAVLILALVASFFGARWYYKDKAAPGVHLGDVAVAGQDAGQLKQTVDHEIRNSKIIISDGQGKKATADFKDLGVSVNVDKTVRNLMAAKGDGAGRVVPFSKSDIKLVAKTDDLPIDTYLTKTFVNDSDRAVPSSVAFDGNSNTFVANAGHGGRAPEMSGVKKSINTLIADPGETRSVKVAYKTIDTPVSENTAAAAADSANKLLANKIVISNGDASQFEVPVAQLASWIKPNTDLEKGQISLDIDKDAIASYVNSETPKQLNQDMVSQQDIVDGNGKVMLTMTKGVNGVKVKDGDAVANQVYNAMTSGQPATIQQAADITKFDVKQTKSEMRIVVDRAAQTATVYKNDQEVKSFLVCTGKSGGDETHLGNYVIYLRYAVQTMRGPGYVSPDVRWVSYFNGGEGFHTADWNPVGIATGNPAAYGSHGCVNMNVNDAQWIYDNCPQGTLVQVVGAQPGGAVR encoded by the coding sequence ATGGACAACGTGAACAACAGCGGCAACGAGCCTGAGGCATTAACAAGCGAACTCAGCCAAGCCGATATTGCCGCGCTCGGTATCGGTGCTCACTCGCGGTCCAAGAAGCATGGGAAGCGTCGTCTGGCCATTATCATTACCGCTGCGGTATTTGCGGTGCTTATTCTCGCGTTGGTTGCTTCGTTCTTTGGTGCACGTTGGTATTACAAAGACAAGGCGGCGCCGGGAGTCCACCTTGGCGATGTGGCCGTGGCCGGGCAGGATGCCGGGCAGTTGAAGCAGACCGTTGACCATGAAATCCGGAACTCGAAGATCATCATCAGCGATGGTCAAGGCAAAAAAGCGACTGCCGATTTCAAGGATTTGGGCGTGAGCGTCAACGTCGATAAGACGGTGCGCAATCTTATGGCCGCCAAGGGCGATGGGGCCGGTCGTGTGGTGCCTTTCTCCAAGTCCGACATCAAGCTCGTCGCCAAGACGGACGACCTGCCCATCGATACGTACCTGACCAAGACTTTTGTGAACGATAGCGACCGGGCCGTGCCTTCAAGCGTGGCTTTTGACGGCAATTCCAACACGTTTGTGGCCAATGCGGGCCACGGCGGACGCGCCCCCGAGATGAGCGGCGTCAAGAAGTCGATCAACACCTTGATCGCCGATCCGGGAGAGACCCGGTCCGTCAAGGTCGCCTACAAGACCATCGATACCCCCGTCTCGGAAAATACCGCGGCGGCGGCAGCTGATTCGGCGAACAAGCTTTTGGCCAACAAGATCGTTATCAGCAACGGCGATGCCAGCCAATTCGAAGTGCCGGTGGCGCAATTGGCCTCGTGGATTAAGCCGAACACCGATCTTGAAAAGGGGCAGATCAGCCTCGATATCGACAAGGACGCCATCGCCAGCTATGTCAACAGTGAAACGCCCAAGCAGCTCAATCAGGATATGGTCAGCCAGCAAGACATCGTCGACGGCAACGGTAAGGTGATGCTCACGATGACCAAGGGCGTCAACGGCGTCAAGGTCAAGGATGGCGATGCGGTAGCCAATCAGGTCTACAACGCCATGACCAGCGGGCAGCCAGCCACCATTCAGCAGGCGGCGGACATCACCAAATTCGACGTCAAGCAGACCAAGTCCGAGATGCGCATCGTCGTTGACCGTGCCGCACAGACCGCGACGGTCTACAAAAACGACCAGGAAGTCAAGTCCTTCCTCGTCTGCACTGGCAAGTCGGGCGGTGACGAGACGCATCTGGGCAATTACGTCATCTATCTGCGTTACGCGGTGCAGACCATGCGCGGGCCTGGCTATGTCTCGCCTGACGTTCGTTGGGTCAGCTATTTCAACGGTGGGGAAGGCTTCCACACCGCGGATTGGAACCCGGTCGGCATTGCCACCGGCAACCCGGCCGCCTATGGCTCGCACGGTTGCGTCAACATGAACGTCAATGACGCCCAGTGGATTTACGACAACTGCCCGCAAGGCACGCTGGTGCAGGTTGTGGGTGCGCAGCCCGGCGGTGCGGTGCGCTAA
- the gcvH gene encoding glycine cleavage system protein GcvH → MNENDINEFDETDKADTRDSGMAGAASKSVSLDVPDHLQYSADHVWVDDADGLAVIGLTEYAASQMGEIVYVDLPEPDTPVRAGDEIVEMESAKTVQNLISPVEGTVKYVNQAVADDPQVINNDPYGEGWILKIEMDDDEPELMDADQYAAMVKRAE, encoded by the coding sequence ATGAACGAAAACGATATCAATGAATTTGACGAGACCGACAAGGCCGATACCCGCGATTCCGGGATGGCTGGTGCGGCTTCCAAATCCGTCTCCTTGGACGTGCCCGACCATCTGCAGTATTCCGCCGACCACGTGTGGGTCGACGATGCCGACGGGTTGGCCGTCATCGGACTGACCGAGTACGCGGCCTCGCAGATGGGTGAAATTGTCTATGTCGATTTGCCCGAGCCAGACACCCCGGTGCGCGCGGGCGACGAAATCGTCGAGATGGAAAGCGCCAAAACGGTACAAAACCTTATTTCTCCGGTCGAAGGTACCGTCAAATATGTCAATCAGGCCGTCGCCGACGATCCACAAGTCATCAACAACGACCCGTATGGCGAAGGCTGGATTCTGAAGATCGAGATGGACGACGACGAACCCGAGCTGATGGACGCGGATCAGTATGCCGCGATGGTCAAGCGCGCGGAATAA
- the nudC gene encoding NAD(+) diphosphatase, whose product MAASFSSLALTQVLPFLPLTQGDIDYQSERRADPNLIAEVLAQPKTTVVFVRDGLIAVPDGQAARVDYETAKIRLAEVPGEYVLRALAEESNDGVGSQAQANEVSANQGSANENNPASGNVISRAASRFGLIPIFLGNYGVGSEHPQSVVALDVSGFAKKTSAGGDLLKNQVLERALQRFDWVSLLGFAPHASAREAGQATTAVALSNWHNSQKYCPRCGSPVRSAMAGWAQQCSNESCEAHKSLLFPRIEPAVITSIVDGQGRLLLQHNKKWNDPSFYSVCAGFVEAGENLEHAVKREAAEETGLTLGEVKYLGSQPWPFPASLMVAFKARALGGDVKVDGCETLDARFFTRDEFADALSAGRIKQPGKATVARYMIEEWYGQKL is encoded by the coding sequence ATGGCTGCTTCGTTTTCATCGCTGGCATTGACTCAGGTGCTGCCGTTCCTGCCGCTGACGCAAGGCGACATCGACTATCAGAGCGAGCGTAGAGCCGATCCGAATCTCATCGCGGAAGTCTTGGCACAGCCGAAAACCACAGTCGTTTTCGTGCGCGACGGGCTCATAGCCGTCCCCGACGGGCAGGCGGCGCGGGTTGATTACGAAACCGCGAAGATACGCTTGGCCGAGGTGCCAGGAGAGTACGTTTTGCGTGCGCTTGCAGAAGAATCGAATGATGGTGTGGGCTCGCAAGCGCAGGCGAACGAGGTCTCTGCGAACCAAGGTTCGGCAAACGAAAATAACCCAGCGAGTGGCAATGTCATAAGCCGAGCAGCAAGTAGGTTTGGTCTCATCCCAATATTCCTTGGCAACTATGGCGTTGGCAGCGAGCATCCTCAATCTGTTGTGGCCTTGGATGTCTCTGGTTTTGCCAAAAAGACGAGTGCCGGCGGCGATTTGCTGAAGAACCAAGTGCTTGAGCGGGCGTTGCAACGTTTCGATTGGGTCTCGCTTTTGGGCTTCGCGCCACATGCTTCGGCCCGCGAAGCTGGGCAGGCCACCACCGCCGTCGCCCTGAGCAACTGGCATAACAGCCAGAAATATTGCCCGCGGTGCGGCTCCCCGGTTCGCTCGGCGATGGCCGGATGGGCCCAGCAATGCAGCAACGAAAGCTGTGAGGCGCATAAATCGTTGCTTTTCCCGCGTATCGAACCGGCCGTAATCACTTCAATCGTCGATGGTCAGGGCAGATTGCTGCTGCAGCATAATAAAAAGTGGAATGACCCATCCTTCTATTCAGTGTGTGCAGGATTCGTCGAAGCCGGTGAAAACTTGGAGCATGCCGTCAAGCGCGAAGCCGCTGAAGAAACCGGCCTGACACTTGGAGAGGTGAAGTATTTAGGCTCCCAGCCTTGGCCTTTCCCGGCCTCCCTGATGGTTGCGTTCAAGGCGCGGGCGCTCGGAGGCGATGTCAAGGTGGACGGGTGCGAAACCTTGGACGCCCGCTTCTTTACCAGAGATGAATTTGCCGATGCCCTTTCCGCCGGTCGAATCAAGCAGCCAGGCAAGGCGACCGTCGCGCGCTACATGATCGAGGAATGGTACGGGCAAAAGCTGTAA
- a CDS encoding G5 domain-containing protein — protein sequence MAKANHRKQTKTLRSLSKRQWTKIAAGVAAVVALVGGSVIAVHSHDARQDSLNRVTSYSATDANALGVSRGSDREDLRGGKAGDTYVTVKINGKNRAVVGSHFTDVKSVLDQGDITLETGDVVNPSLKTKVNESTVISIERANANLETSDSPIGFNVVTKETSDLPKGQQKVQSEGQAGVMETTSLVTKAGKKTISSNVFTSFVKQAPVDKVILVGTGSGSSVSSDAANIGSTVPVGEMQQWAHDYLLSNGGSEADFTATVYIISHESGWRVNAQNPSGAYGLPQALPGSKMASAGADWATNYQTQLKWFWGYCARYGGVQGAYAHWQTAHSY from the coding sequence ATGGCTAAGGCTAACCACCGTAAGCAAACCAAGACCTTGAGGTCGCTGAGCAAACGCCAGTGGACGAAGATCGCGGCCGGCGTAGCAGCGGTTGTGGCATTAGTGGGCGGCAGCGTCATCGCCGTTCATTCCCATGATGCACGTCAGGATTCCCTCAATCGCGTCACGTCGTATTCGGCCACCGATGCCAACGCACTTGGCGTCTCCCGCGGCAGCGACCGTGAAGACCTTCGTGGCGGCAAGGCCGGCGACACCTACGTCACCGTCAAGATCAACGGCAAGAACCGCGCCGTGGTCGGTTCCCACTTCACCGACGTCAAGTCCGTGCTCGATCAGGGAGACATCACTCTCGAGACCGGCGACGTGGTCAACCCAAGTCTTAAGACCAAGGTCAACGAGTCCACGGTTATCAGCATCGAGCGCGCCAACGCAAATCTCGAAACTTCCGACTCCCCTATCGGTTTCAACGTCGTGACCAAGGAGACCTCTGATCTGCCCAAGGGCCAGCAGAAGGTTCAGTCCGAAGGCCAGGCCGGCGTGATGGAAACCACCAGCCTCGTTACCAAGGCCGGCAAGAAGACCATCTCCTCCAACGTATTCACTTCATTCGTGAAGCAGGCTCCTGTCGACAAGGTCATCCTTGTGGGCACTGGCTCCGGCTCTTCCGTTTCCAGCGATGCCGCGAACATCGGCTCCACTGTTCCTGTCGGCGAGATGCAGCAGTGGGCGCATGATTATCTGCTTTCCAACGGCGGCTCGGAAGCCGACTTCACCGCCACTGTTTACATCATCAGCCATGAATCCGGTTGGCGCGTCAACGCGCAGAATCCTTCTGGTGCCTATGGTCTGCCTCAGGCATTGCCCGGCAGCAAGATGGCGAGCGCCGGCGCGGATTGGGCCACCAACTACCAGACACAGCTCAAGTGGTTCTGGGGTTACTGCGCACGCTACGGCGGCGTGCAGGGTGCCTATGCCCACTGGCAAACAGCTCACAGCTACTGA
- a CDS encoding alpha/beta hydrolase, producing MNIRINNKVYRSGKGIPLILLHAFPVDARMWDDCAASLIRLGSERKIVPFPIWAPDTPGAGDSSIPDAQATGAIADDGAYSEAMDKVAEAYVSMLHITGHEKAIWVGLSMGGYIAMDIARLFPETVAGLALCDTTTSADSSEARANRLKIAQICESDNTVEPVMHFARPQAGDSSVKQGRRFQDLLTGWIHDQRPEGLAWRERMAAGRVDTTDQLVRVTAPAAIVSGENDPSSPPDKMRPIADAMTSTSVAFTAIPDCGHFSAVEHPDAVASALLDLVERV from the coding sequence ATGAATATTCGCATTAATAATAAGGTCTATCGTTCTGGGAAAGGTATCCCTCTGATTCTGCTGCACGCGTTCCCTGTGGACGCGCGGATGTGGGACGATTGCGCCGCAAGTCTGATCCGGTTGGGAAGTGAACGCAAGATTGTGCCGTTCCCGATTTGGGCACCGGATACGCCGGGTGCCGGTGACTCGTCGATTCCCGATGCGCAAGCTACCGGCGCGATTGCAGACGATGGTGCGTATAGCGAGGCGATGGACAAGGTGGCTGAGGCTTACGTTTCGATGCTGCATATCACCGGTCACGAAAAGGCCATTTGGGTGGGCCTTTCGATGGGCGGCTATATCGCGATGGATATTGCGCGGCTGTTCCCGGAAACCGTTGCCGGACTTGCCCTATGCGACACCACTACATCGGCCGACAGCTCTGAGGCTCGCGCAAACCGCCTTAAGATTGCCCAAATCTGCGAAAGTGACAATACCGTCGAGCCGGTGATGCATTTCGCGCGTCCACAGGCGGGGGATTCGAGCGTGAAGCAAGGTCGGCGATTCCAGGATTTGCTGACCGGTTGGATTCATGACCAGCGCCCGGAAGGACTTGCCTGGCGTGAACGTATGGCCGCCGGCCGTGTCGACACCACCGACCAGCTGGTGCGCGTCACTGCTCCTGCAGCGATTGTCAGCGGAGAGAACGACCCTTCGAGCCCGCCTGACAAGATGCGCCCTATCGCCGATGCCATGACTTCCACTTCCGTCGCTTTCACCGCAATCCCGGACTGCGGCCATTTCAGCGCCGTCGAGCATCCTGACGCTGTGGCGAGCGCCCTGCTGGATCTGGTCGAACGGGTATAG
- a CDS encoding phosphatase domain-containing protein yields the protein MARKRVTQHVDSAQADEMPTVPIEVHRASTSFDSPKAISATCRFGEPWVQGGRKAITQGFGAWTQFSTKLVRRWGWYPKVEPYAGYGTDDYSRLVCRTVLAPGGSRSGELMRGIRGMLAVPAAGVRVKIEIDGVPVNQVQVGVSEVYDRYDSSRKTSWEYAVSDSAGYLDLVAERGNTPGIHVVSYQVAGRRKVTSELFVVPVGAKVGIITDVDDTIMVTHAPSPVKAAYNLLLLNPKKRSTVPGMSALFTRLADMMPDAPFFYLSTSPWNVESSIRNFIAEQGYPAGPLLLRDLDPRPKTFVPSGVEHKLQFAEQLMEDFPDMKFILIGDDGQKDPVTYATIARRYPGRVLAIAIRELSPRESSALGRVAGLTATQPMPVTDVPVFTGTTGANIMKTMLPYLRNTLGIQ from the coding sequence ATGGCACGCAAACGCGTCACACAGCACGTCGACTCGGCGCAGGCCGACGAAATGCCGACAGTGCCGATTGAGGTACACCGTGCTTCCACTTCATTTGATTCGCCGAAAGCTATCAGCGCGACCTGTCGGTTCGGCGAGCCCTGGGTTCAAGGTGGTCGCAAGGCGATTACGCAGGGATTCGGCGCGTGGACACAATTTTCGACCAAGCTGGTGCGCAGGTGGGGCTGGTATCCGAAAGTCGAGCCCTACGCGGGTTACGGCACCGACGACTACTCCAGGCTCGTCTGCCGAACAGTATTGGCGCCCGGCGGCTCGCGTTCTGGCGAGCTGATGCGCGGCATCCGAGGTATGCTCGCGGTGCCGGCGGCCGGGGTGCGCGTCAAAATCGAAATCGACGGCGTGCCGGTCAACCAGGTGCAGGTCGGGGTCTCCGAGGTCTACGATCGTTACGATTCCTCCCGGAAAACCAGTTGGGAATACGCGGTCTCCGACAGTGCCGGCTACCTCGATTTGGTGGCCGAACGCGGCAATACGCCAGGCATTCACGTAGTCTCCTATCAGGTCGCCGGCCGTAGGAAAGTCACTTCCGAGCTTTTCGTGGTGCCTGTGGGCGCGAAAGTGGGCATCATCACCGATGTCGACGACACCATCATGGTTACCCATGCCCCGAGTCCGGTGAAGGCGGCCTACAATCTGCTGTTGCTTAATCCCAAGAAGCGCAGTACCGTGCCTGGAATGAGCGCGTTGTTCACCCGATTGGCTGATATGATGCCGGATGCGCCGTTCTTTTATCTCTCGACCTCTCCGTGGAACGTCGAAAGTTCGATACGCAATTTCATCGCCGAGCAGGGCTATCCCGCCGGGCCGCTGCTGCTGCGCGACTTGGACCCCCGGCCCAAGACCTTCGTTCCCTCTGGGGTCGAGCACAAACTTCAGTTCGCCGAGCAGCTGATGGAGGATTTCCCGGATATGAAATTCATCCTCATTGGCGACGACGGGCAAAAGGATCCGGTGACCTATGCCACCATCGCGCGGCGATACCCCGGACGGGTGCTGGCCATCGCCATCCGAGAGCTGAGTCCCCGCGAATCCTCCGCTTTGGGACGGGTCGCGGGGCTTACCGCCACGCAGCCCATGCCGGTCACCGACGTTCCGGTTTTTACCGGCACCACCGGGGCCAATATCATGAAGACGATGTTGCCATACTTACGCAATACGTTGGGAATTCAGTAG